One Anopheles marshallii chromosome 3, idAnoMarsDA_429_01, whole genome shotgun sequence genomic region harbors:
- the LOC128713099 gene encoding GTPase-GDP dissociation stimulator vimar: MEVPIVFIFTLTAEMDEIIAGLKNATLEKSSERALPLLKQISDAETNLCDKYDIKNDLLELMQLNNVSVQIQVARCIAEVAKTDNQRTKFSKEDVICRLTELLQVPASAKESTAKDASLELATQICRALGNICYANDDARNIIKELGADKHIFALLDYDVNTDDEDRDQFVRVRCGLISNYLLGSDEIAERAVELKLIEKLEKILTRCLADVDQHEELLLSILPPLSILTEQISDLYFAPSLNKTIAKILAKCTNPDIAESCLALLHYEAQNDDVKLLLAEEGLCETIYQLLEKYKTFANTDEARVLMKLACDLIVLILTGDKSMHYLYATPLLKCMEDWLDSYDVELLTTGVLALGNFARTDSHCIHMVEKKIMHKLLSILAKNNGTEHQMTLQHALLSTLKNLVIPRPNKAAVIEAGLVDIILPMLEIHQAPVVFKLLGTLRMTVDGQEKLASELLQNEKLVKQLVHWSQTSEFTGVLGESLRLMAWLIKHAYRQKESDQQTMDDTGLRKFVTIEGAVASMVGMLASTHLVMQNEALIALSILTTIFHNKAATESNALDALLIQAGVGSKIAEQITLNGESMTKELVENLQTFVKQLQSSNDALGAHLREHNIEELLKTIPSMVEYCTL; encoded by the exons ATGGAAG TCCCCATCGTTTTTATCTTTACGTTAACAGCTGAAATGGATGAAATCATCGCCGGATTGAAGAACGCAACGCTGGAGAAAAGTTCAGAACGTGCCCTACCCTTGCTGAAGCAAATTTCCGACGCGGAAACGAACCTCTGTGATAAATACGACATTAAGAACGATCTGCTCGAGCTGATGCAGTTGAACAATGTGAGCGTGCAGATACAGGTGGCCCGTTGCATTGCCGAGGTGGCAAAAACCGATAATCAAAGAACCAAATTCTCGAAGGAGGACGTCATCTGCCGGCTGACGGAATTGCTACAAGTTCCGGCAAGTGCGAAGGAAAGCACCGCAAAAGACGCATCGCTCGAACTGGCGACACAAATTTGCCGAGCGTTGGGCAACATTTGCTACGCAAACGATGACGCACGGAACATCATCAAAGAGCTTGGTGCGGATAAGCATATCTTTGCGCTACTCGATTACGACGTGAATACGGACGATGAGGATCGCGACCAGTTCGTACGCGTGCGGTGTGGTCTCATTTCGAACTACCTCCTGGGCAGTGATGAGATTGCCGAACGGGCGGTTGAGCTAAAGTTGATTGAAAAGCTGGAAAAGATACTGACCCGCTGTTTGGCGGATGTTGATCAGCATGAGGAGCTGCTGTTGAGCATTCTGCCTCCGCTGAGCATCTTAACCGAGCAGATAAGCGATCTGTACTTTGCACCGTCGCTGAACAAAACGATCGCAAAGATATTGGCCAAATGTACCAATCCGGATATTGCCGAATCGTGTCTCGCTTTGCTACACTACGAGGCACAGAATGACGATGTTAAGCTGCTGCTGGCGGAGGAAGGCCTCTGTGAAACGATCTACCAGTTGTTGGAAAAGTACAAAACGTTTGCCAACACGGACGAGGCTCGTGTGCTGATGAAACTGGCTTGCGATTTGATAGTCCTCATACTGACGGGAG ATAAATCGATGCACTATCTCTACGCAACGCCGTTGCTGAAATGCATGGAAGATTGGCTGGATTCGTACGATGTGGAGCTGCTGACTACCGGCGTGCTTGCGCTTGGCAATTTTGCCCGAACGGACAGTCACTGCATTCATAtggtggagaagaaaataatgcacaaaCTGCTGT CAATCTTGGCAAAAAACAATGGAACCGAACACCAGATGACGCTGCAGCACGCGCTACTAAGCACGCTAAAAAACTTGGTAATACCGAGACCGAACAAGGCCGCCGTTATAGAGGCGGGTTTGGTGGACATCATATTGCCAATGCTGGAAATACACCAAGCGCCAGTAGTGTTCAAACTGCTCGGCACATTACGCATGACCGTCGATGGACAAG AAAAACTTGCCTCGGAGCTACTGCAAAACGAGAAGCTAGTCAAACAGCTAGTCCACTGGAGCCAAACGTCGGAGTTCACGGGAGTGCTCGGTGAGTCGTTGCGATTAATGGCCTGGTTGATCAAACATGCGTACCGCCAGAAGGAATCCGATCAGCAAACGATGGATGATACCGGTTTGCGGAAATTCGTAACGATCGAGGGAGCTGTCGCTAGCATGGTCGGGATGCTCGCGTCAACACACCTGGTGATGCAAAACGAAGCGCTGATCGCGCTGAGCATTTTGACCACCATTTTCCACAACAAAGCAGCAACCGAGAGTAACGCACTGGATGCGCTGCTGATACAAGCCGGCGTCGGTTCGAAGATTGCCGAACAGATCACGCTGAACGGTGAATCGATGACGAAAGAGCTAGTGGAGAATTTGCAAACGTTCGTGAAGCAGTTGCAATCGTCGAACGATGCGCTGGGGGCGCATCTGCGGGAACATAATATAGAGGAGCTGCTGAAAACCATACCCAGCATGGTGGAG